From the genome of Campylobacter magnus, one region includes:
- the groL gene encoding chaperonin GroEL (60 kDa chaperone family; promotes refolding of misfolded polypeptides especially under stressful conditions; forms two stacked rings of heptamers to form a barrel-shaped 14mer; ends can be capped by GroES; misfolded proteins enter the barrel where they are refolded when GroES binds), with the protein MAKEIFFSDDARNQLYAGVKKLNDAVKVTMGPRGRNVLIQKSFGAPTITKDGVSVAKEIELKDSLENMGAGLVREVASKTNDQAGDGTTTATVLAHAIFKEGLRNITAGANPIEVKRGMDKYSAAIIEELKKSSKAVSGKTEIAQVATISANSESAIGDLIAEAMEKVGKDGVITVEEAKSITDELVVVEGMQFDRGYLSPYFITNAEKMSVELSSPFILLFDKKIANLKDLLPILEQVQKSGKPLLIIAEDIEGEALATLVVNKLRGVLNISAVKAPGFGDRRKAMLEDIAILTGGAVVSEELGRTLESATAADLGQAERVIIDKDNTTIVNGAGSKEAIDARIAQIKAQIAETTSEYDKEKLQERLAKLSGGVAVIKVGAATETEMKERKDRVDDALNATKAAVEEGIVIGGGAAIIKASKKVNLGLSGDEAIGADIVRRALFAPLRQIAENAGFDAGVVANEVEKASENEGFDAANGKLVDMFSAGIIDPVKVERIALQNAVSVASLLITTEATVSEIKEEKPAMPAMPDMGGMGGMGMM; encoded by the coding sequence ATGGCAAAAGAAATATTTTTCTCAGATGATGCAAGAAATCAACTTTACGCAGGTGTTAAAAAACTAAATGACGCAGTAAAAGTAACAATGGGACCACGCGGCCGCAATGTGCTAATCCAAAAAAGCTTTGGAGCGCCAACAATCACAAAAGACGGCGTAAGCGTAGCAAAAGAAATAGAGCTTAAAGACAGCTTAGAAAACATGGGTGCAGGCCTTGTTCGCGAAGTGGCAAGCAAAACAAACGACCAAGCAGGCGATGGCACTACAACAGCTACTGTGCTAGCTCACGCAATCTTTAAAGAAGGCCTTCGTAACATCACAGCAGGCGCAAATCCTATTGAAGTAAAACGCGGAATGGATAAATACTCAGCCGCTATAATTGAAGAGCTTAAAAAATCATCAAAAGCAGTTTCAGGCAAAACTGAAATCGCACAAGTTGCTACAATCAGCGCAAATAGCGAGAGCGCAATCGGCGATCTAATCGCAGAAGCAATGGAAAAAGTAGGCAAAGATGGCGTAATAACCGTTGAAGAAGCAAAAAGCATAACTGATGAGCTAGTGGTAGTCGAGGGTATGCAGTTTGACCGTGGTTATCTAAGCCCGTATTTTATCACAAATGCTGAGAAAATGAGCGTTGAGCTATCATCTCCATTTATCTTGCTATTTGATAAAAAAATCGCAAATTTAAAAGATTTGCTACCTATTTTGGAGCAAGTTCAAAAATCAGGCAAACCACTTCTAATAATAGCAGAAGACATCGAGGGCGAGGCTTTGGCAACGCTAGTTGTAAATAAACTTCGCGGTGTGCTAAATATCTCAGCTGTAAAAGCACCTGGCTTTGGCGATAGGCGCAAAGCTATGCTTGAAGATATCGCTATTTTAACAGGTGGCGCAGTAGTAAGCGAAGAGCTAGGCAGAACATTAGAGAGTGCCACAGCAGCCGACCTTGGACAAGCTGAGCGTGTGATAATCGACAAAGACAACACTACAATCGTAAATGGCGCAGGCTCAAAAGAAGCAATTGATGCTCGCATCGCTCAAATCAAAGCGCAAATCGCAGAGACAACAAGCGAATATGACAAAGAAAAACTACAAGAGCGCCTAGCAAAACTAAGCGGCGGCGTAGCTGTGATAAAAGTAGGCGCAGCAACTGAAACTGAGATGAAAGAGCGCAAAGACAGAGTAGATGATGCGCTAAATGCTACAAAAGCAGCAGTAGAAGAGGGTATCGTAATCGGCGGTGGCGCAGCTATAATCAAAGCTAGCAAAAAAGTAAATCTTGGTCTAAGTGGAGATGAAGCAATCGGTGCTGATATTGTAAGACGCGCGCTTTTTGCTCCACTTCGCCAAATCGCAGAAAACGCAGGCTTTGATGCTGGCGTAGTGGCAAATGAGGTAGAAAAAGCAAGTGAAAACGAGGGCTTTGATGCAGCAAACGGTAAACTTGTTGATATGTTCTCAGCTGGCATAATTGATCCAGTAAAAGTAGAGCGTATCGCACTACAAAACGCTGTGAGCGTAGCAAGTCTGCTAATCACAACAGAAGCAACAGTTAGTGAAATAAAAGAAGAAAAACCAGCTATGCCAGCAATGCCTGATATGGGCGGCATGGGTGGCATGGGCATGATGTAA
- a CDS encoding pyridoxal phosphate-dependent aminotransferase: MKLAKRMSTLNESLTIAISTRAKELKASGKDVLIFSAGEPDFDTPDVVKNAVITAMQKGCGKYTPVPGTKEVLEAICTKLKRDNNLSYTPAQVVTNVGAKQSIFNCLQALVDEGDEVIIPAPYWVSYPEIVGYCGGKSVIINTDESTGFKMTAEQLKVAITPRTKVLMINTVGNPCGGIYLKAELEAIGKVLEGTEIIVLSDEIYEKLSYDTEPTACASVSEDMFKRTVTINGLSKCAAMPGWRFGYMASPISELNAAVKKLQSQSTANIASIVQAGAIPALLGQGDEYIAMMKKNFIERRDYAVKAINAIDGLSVLSPAGAFYLFINCKKVDSDSMRFCTRLLDEKLVACVPGVGFGMDGYFRFSFACDLESIKKGCERIAQFVKSYKKD, translated from the coding sequence ATGAAATTAGCAAAGCGTATGAGCACACTAAATGAAAGCCTTACAATAGCAATTTCAACTCGTGCTAAAGAGCTAAAAGCTAGCGGTAAAGATGTGCTAATTTTCAGTGCTGGTGAGCCTGATTTTGACACGCCTGATGTAGTAAAAAACGCTGTAATTACCGCTATGCAAAAAGGCTGTGGCAAGTATACCCCAGTTCCTGGTACAAAAGAAGTGCTAGAAGCAATTTGTACCAAGCTAAAAAGAGATAATAATCTAAGCTACACTCCAGCGCAGGTAGTTACAAATGTAGGCGCAAAGCAGTCTATTTTTAACTGCCTTCAAGCCCTAGTTGATGAGGGTGATGAAGTCATAATACCTGCGCCATACTGGGTAAGCTACCCTGAGATAGTAGGATACTGCGGTGGAAAAAGCGTGATTATAAACACAGATGAGAGTACTGGCTTTAAAATGACAGCAGAGCAGCTAAAAGTAGCTATCACGCCACGCACAAAGGTTTTGATGATAAATACTGTGGGCAATCCTTGCGGTGGAATTTACTTAAAAGCTGAGCTAGAAGCTATTGGTAAAGTGCTTGAAGGCACTGAGATTATCGTGCTTAGCGATGAGATTTATGAAAAGCTTAGCTATGATACAGAGCCTACTGCTTGTGCTAGTGTGAGCGAGGATATGTTTAAGCGCACTGTTACTATAAACGGACTTAGTAAATGTGCTGCTATGCCAGGCTGGCGTTTTGGCTACATGGCAAGTCCTATCTCTGAGCTAAACGCAGCGGTGAAAAAACTACAAAGCCAAAGCACAGCAAACATCGCTAGCATAGTCCAAGCAGGTGCAATTCCTGCACTTTTAGGACAGGGCGATGAGTATATTGCGATGATGAAGAAAAACTTCATAGAACGCCGTGACTATGCTGTAAAGGCGATAAATGCTATTGATGGTCTTAGCGTGCTAAGTCCTGCTGGGGCTTTTTATCTTTTCATAAATTGTAAAAAAGTAGATAGTGATTCGATGCGCTTTTGTACTAGACTTTTGGATGAAAAGCTTGTTGCTTGCGTGCCAGGCGTGGGCTTTGGTATGGATGGCTATTTTAGATTTAGTTTTGCTTGTGATTTAGAAAGCATCAAAAAAGGCTGCGAGCGTATAGCTCAGTTTGTAAAAAGCTATAAAAAAGACTAA
- the groES gene encoding co-chaperone GroES, protein MQFQPLGKRVLVERQEEATTTATGIIIPDNASKEKPQQGKVVAVSEKIADKGIEVGDQVVFGKYTGTEVAVDDKKYLVLNLEDILGILK, encoded by the coding sequence ATGCAGTTTCAACCACTAGGCAAACGCGTTCTAGTAGAACGCCAAGAAGAAGCAACAACCACAGCAACTGGTATCATCATCCCAGACAATGCTAGCAAAGAAAAGCCACAACAAGGCAAAGTAGTAGCTGTGAGTGAAAAAATCGCAGACAAAGGCATAGAAGTAGGCGACCAAGTAGTATTTGGCAAATATACAGGCACAGAAGTAGCCGTAGATGATAAAAAATATCTAGTGCTAAACCTAGAAGATATCCTAGGAATTCTAAAATAA
- a CDS encoding acetyl-CoA carboxylase subunit A codes for MQQGAIHKILIANRGEIAIRIVRACKDLHIANVAIYTKPDAECLHVKVADEAYCVGDEPLKGYLDPAKIIETAKQCGADAIHPGYGFLSENYDFAKAVEDAGLILIGPKSDIILKMGNKNIARSLMKENGIPVVPGTEPLNKESMDTIKTLARRIGYPVILKSSGGGGGRGIREVWSEDELEDNFESCKREAKAFFNNDEVFMEKLIEKPRHIEFQILGDNYGNIIHLCERDCSIQRRHQKVIEIAPCPTISEDLRKRMGVAAVAAAKAVGYTNAGTIEFLLDDYNNFYFMEMNTRIQVEHGITEEVTGVDLIGRQIRIASGEILDIEQSEVKARGVAIEARITAENAWKDFAPSPGTITGYFPALGPGVRVDTHIYQDYEIPPFYDSMLAKLMVKGSSYDLAVSKLERALDEFKIEGVTTTLPFLHAISKRRHFRKGFFDTSYLEERLEDILENTADEASEVVAAIAAAKLRGE; via the coding sequence ATGCAACAAGGAGCAATTCACAAAATTCTAATCGCAAATCGTGGCGAAATCGCTATTCGCATAGTCCGTGCGTGTAAAGACTTGCATATCGCAAATGTAGCAATCTACACAAAACCTGATGCTGAGTGTCTGCATGTAAAAGTAGCTGATGAGGCTTATTGCGTGGGCGATGAGCCACTTAAAGGCTATCTAGATCCAGCTAAAATCATAGAAACTGCTAAGCAATGCGGCGCAGATGCGATTCATCCAGGCTATGGCTTTTTAAGCGAAAACTACGACTTTGCTAAGGCTGTTGAGGATGCTGGATTAATTTTAATAGGTCCAAAAAGCGATATAATCCTTAAAATGGGCAACAAAAATATCGCTCGCTCGCTAATGAAAGAAAACGGAATCCCGGTTGTTCCAGGCACTGAACCACTAAATAAAGAAAGTATGGATACCATAAAAACTCTAGCTCGCCGCATAGGCTATCCAGTCATACTAAAAAGCTCAGGCGGCGGCGGTGGCCGTGGAATTCGCGAGGTGTGGAGCGAAGATGAGCTAGAGGATAATTTTGAAAGTTGCAAGCGTGAGGCAAAGGCGTTTTTTAATAACGATGAAGTTTTTATGGAAAAGCTTATTGAAAAGCCACGCCACATTGAGTTTCAAATTTTAGGCGATAATTATGGAAATATCATCCACCTTTGCGAGCGTGATTGCTCTATCCAGCGCAGACATCAAAAGGTTATTGAAATCGCACCTTGCCCTACCATAAGCGAGGATTTGCGCAAACGCATGGGCGTAGCAGCAGTAGCAGCCGCAAAAGCTGTAGGCTACACAAATGCTGGCACAATAGAGTTTTTGCTAGATGATTATAATAACTTCTATTTTATGGAGATGAACACTCGTATCCAAGTAGAGCACGGCATCACAGAAGAAGTAACCGGCGTAGATCTCATCGGCCGCCAAATCCGCATAGCCTCTGGCGAAATTCTAGATATCGAACAAAGCGAGGTAAAGGCTCGTGGCGTAGCAATAGAAGCAAGAATCACAGCAGAAAACGCGTGGAAAGACTTCGCCCCAAGCCCAGGCACTATTACAGGCTACTTCCCAGCTTTGGGTCCAGGCGTTAGAGTAGATACTCATATCTACCAAGACTATGAAATACCGCCATTTTATGACTCAATGCTAGCAAAGCTAATGGTAAAAGGCAGCAGCTACGATCTAGCTGTTAGTAAGCTAGAGCGTGCTTTAGATGAGTTTAAAATCGAAGGCGTTACTACCACACTACCGTTTTTGCACGCTATTTCAAAGCGCCGCCACTTCCGCAAGGGCTTTTTTGATACTAGCTATCTTGAAGAGCGCTTAGAAGATATCTTGGAAAATACAGCTGATGAAGCAAGCGAAGTAGTAGCTGCAATCGCAGCAGCAAAGCTTAGAGGTGAGTAA
- a CDS encoding ArsS family sensor histidine kinase, whose translation MISKFMKFSSIFYSITFIFMLGSSGIFLAYLWLKEYDKQNYTRELNTKYSVVSRLTLLKYSGIISDNEYEAQIKGFEMPQILDDTLIKKIIDNAQIIEEQEQEIGKSAILTFNNNNYLRLISNNDDIIVLYDDKFQAYRYDVITLIFSLVFLVLLAVYIFIIRKLKPLRRLKRQIKKFAGGDLEIDNVATGTDEISQVADAFYDAVRQIKLLNHNRALFLRNIMHELKTPITKGRITAEMLPQNKYQERLISVFVRLESLINEFALIERASSKLQNVEKSRIPLKTTITKALDIAMAESGAVEIKENDDIFIKADEKLISVAFKNIIDNGIKYASDHKVLVEINSNDICFITSGEPLKNELSYYTQPFTKDGNAKNSFGLGLYIVENILKAHNFMLEYEHENGKNIFKVKFKP comes from the coding sequence TTGATATCTAAATTTATGAAATTCTCATCTATATTTTATTCTATTACTTTTATTTTTATGCTTGGCTCATCTGGGATTTTTTTGGCTTATTTGTGGCTAAAAGAATACGATAAACAAAACTACACCAGAGAGTTAAACACCAAATACTCAGTCGTATCTCGTCTAACCTTACTAAAATACAGTGGTATTATCAGCGACAATGAATACGAGGCTCAAATCAAGGGCTTTGAGATGCCTCAAATACTTGATGATACTCTAATAAAAAAGATCATAGATAACGCTCAAATCATCGAAGAACAAGAACAAGAAATCGGCAAAAGTGCAATTTTAACCTTTAATAACAATAATTATCTGCGACTTATTTCTAATAATGATGATATAATCGTGCTTTATGATGATAAGTTTCAAGCATACCGCTATGATGTGATTACACTGATATTTTCGCTAGTTTTCTTGGTGCTTTTGGCTGTTTATATTTTTATAATCCGCAAGCTAAAGCCACTTCGCCGCCTAAAAAGGCAGATTAAAAAATTTGCTGGTGGTGATTTGGAGATTGATAATGTCGCTACTGGCACTGATGAGATTTCTCAGGTTGCAGATGCCTTTTATGATGCTGTGCGTCAAATCAAGCTTTTAAATCACAATCGTGCGCTGTTTTTGCGAAATATAATGCACGAGCTAAAAACGCCAATTACCAAAGGTCGTATCACAGCTGAAATGCTGCCACAAAACAAATACCAAGAACGCTTAATTAGCGTTTTTGTGCGCTTAGAGAGCCTAATAAACGAGTTTGCGCTCATAGAGCGGGCTAGTTCAAAACTACAAAATGTAGAAAAATCTAGAATTCCTTTAAAAACAACAATCACCAAAGCCCTAGATATCGCAATGGCAGAAAGTGGGGCTGTAGAAATCAAAGAAAATGATGATATATTCATCAAAGCTGATGAAAAACTAATCAGCGTGGCTTTTAAAAACATCATTGACAATGGTATAAAATATGCTAGCGACCACAAGGTTTTAGTAGAGATTAACAGCAATGATATTTGCTTTATAACTAGTGGTGAGCCCCTTAAAAACGAGCTTAGCTACTACACTCAGCCTTTTACAAAAGATGGAAATGCCAAAAACAGCTTTGGTCTTGGGTTATATATTGTAGAAAATATACTAAAAGCTCATAATTTTATGCTAGAATACGAGCATGAAAATGGCAAAAATATTTTCAAAGTAAAATTCAAACCTTAG
- a CDS encoding MetQ/NlpA family ABC transporter substrate-binding protein — protein MKKILLSSLVLASVLMGEKIVIGATPVPHAEILEVAKASLEAQGYELEIKVFNDYVLPNKALADKDLDANFMQHEPYLREFNAMNGTRLEPVFGVHLEPMGAYSKSIKSLAELKDGDKIAIPNDPTNESRALDLLAKNGLIELDTKVKLRTPMDITKNPKNLKFVELEGATLPRALDEVSLAVINSNFALNANLNPKSDSIISEDGINNPYSNIVVVRADEVYGKKANALKNAILSDEVKKFINEKYKGAVIPSF, from the coding sequence ATGAAAAAAATTCTACTCTCAAGTCTAGTTTTAGCTAGCGTGCTAATGGGCGAGAAAATCGTTATCGGTGCTACACCTGTGCCACATGCTGAGATTTTAGAGGTGGCAAAAGCTTCATTAGAGGCGCAAGGATATGAGCTTGAAATCAAGGTCTTTAACGACTATGTCCTACCAAATAAAGCCTTAGCAGATAAGGATTTGGATGCGAACTTTATGCAACACGAGCCGTATTTGCGTGAGTTTAATGCGATGAATGGCACTCGCTTAGAGCCTGTTTTTGGAGTTCATTTAGAGCCAATGGGGGCGTATAGTAAGAGCATAAAAAGCCTTGCTGAACTAAAAGATGGTGATAAAATTGCTATTCCAAATGACCCTACAAACGAAAGCCGTGCGCTTGATTTGCTAGCAAAAAATGGTCTAATCGAGCTTGATACAAAGGTTAAACTCCGCACGCCTATGGATATCACTAAAAATCCAAAAAATCTAAAATTTGTAGAGCTTGAGGGAGCGACCCTGCCACGCGCTTTGGATGAAGTGAGCCTAGCTGTTATCAACTCAAACTTTGCTTTAAATGCTAATTTAAATCCAAAAAGTGATTCTATAATCAGCGAAGATGGTATAAATAACCCTTACTCAAATATCGTAGTAGTGCGTGCTGATGAAGTCTATGGTAAAAAAGCAAACGCTCTTAAAAACGCAATTTTAAGTGATGAAGTGAAAAAATTTATCAATGAAAAATACAAAGGCGCAGTTATTCCGTCTTTTTAA